CACTTGAAAGACCTCACTCAAGGTGCGCACGCTTACTCGGTTCGGCTGGCTCTTGGTGCCCTTATCATTAAAGAAAGGTTAGGGACGAGTGACCGTGAAACGGTGGAGCAGGTGACTGAGAATCCGTATCTTCAGTACTTTCTAGGCTTGCCAGACTATCAAGAAGACCCACCCTTTCATGCCTCCTCGATGACTCATTTTAGAAAGCGTATTACCCGTGACATCTTGAACCAAGTAAATGAATGGGTGGTAGAAGAAGCCCGTGGCTCTTCTAAAGAGGCTGATTCTGATGATGACGACTCTCATCATGGCTCAGGTGGTGCTTCAAAGTCCTCCGTATCTAAACCAGATCAGCCGGATAAGTCTGAGGAACCACGTTATCATCAAGGAAAGCTGCTCATTGATGCGACATGTGCCCCAGCTGATATCACCTATCCGACTGACGTGACTCTTTTGAACAAGAGCCGTGAAAAATTAGAAGGCATGATTGATACCCTTCATGACTCCCTTGGTGGTAGTCAAAAGAAACCAAGAACATACCGTCAAAAAGCCCGTAAAGAGTATGTGAGTTTGACTAAGCAGAAGAAGCCGTCCAAACGTAAGCTGAGAAAGGGAATTAGAAAGCAACTCAACTACGTCAAACGTGATCTAAAGCATGTGACAAACTTGGTAGATCAGGTTGGGCTTTCAGCTTTAAGTCGTCGTCAGTATCGTGATCTCTTAGTGATTCAAGCCGTTTACCGACAACAAAAGCAGATGTACACGTCAAAATCTCATCGAATTGATGACAGAATCGTGAGTATCTCACAACCGCATGTACGACCGATTGTTCGAGGAAAAGCACACACAAACGTTGAATTTGGTGCGAAACTGTCACTCGTTATGAGGGATGGCTGGGCATTCCTAGATAACGTAAGGTGGGATGCCTACCACGAAGGGACAGATTTGAAAAGAGCGATAGCGTCGTACAAAAACCGCTTTGGGTATTATCCAGAAGCTGTTTTAGCAGATCGGATTTATCTGACACGTGAAAATCGTGCTTATTGCAAGCGAGAAGGGATTCGCCTTAGCGGTCCAAAGCTAGGAAGACCCTCGAAAAAAGAAAATAAAGAACAAAAACGAGTCGCCTACCAGGATGCACGTGAGCGAAATGCCATTGAGGGCAAATTCGGAGAAGCCAAACGCACTTATGGTTTAGGGCTTATTCGAGCACGTCTAAAAGAGACAAGTGAATCTATTATCGCCCTGCAAGTGTTAAATCTTAACTTGTCGAAGGCCTTAAGGGCTCTTCATTTTTTCTTGCTTATGACAACGATCGGATCACTCACGTCAGATAAACGAGACTGTCAGATGAAAACTCATTAAAAGGGATGTTGTTAAGCAACCCCTAAATAAGATTAGCGGAAAACGAAAAGCATTCTTAGCCGAATATCCTTCAGCTGAGTACATTAAAAGTTTAATTTCAGCTAGTGAAGAAAAGAGAAGTCGATTAGACATTACTCGAGAAAAGCTAAATGATAAGTTGAAAGAAATGCATAGCAGGAAAGCTAATCATGAACAAATGCTAGAAGGTTTGTTAAGTGAAAGAGAAAACTTAACTAATGAACATACAACGAGACAGAAAAGTTTGAATTTTTTTAAAGAGATCATACGTCGAAAAAAAGATTTAGAGAATATACTCGACTTTGACATTGTTGACTTAATGGACATCTACAAGTTAGCCAATTGTGAAAAAATTTTTCAGCTACGTCATAAACTTTTTGAGCTTTCATTAAAAGTCAATGAAGCCTACATTCGAAAAAACACTGCTTATATAAGCTATAACCTTGAAAAAATAGTAGAAGATGATGGGTGGTTTAATTCTTTTTATAATCCAAATCAAGAATATCGTCCTGGTTACGAAGGCGGGCTAAGGGCATTGTGGGAAACGTTTTGTATGGTTTTTCCCGTAGTGACGACAACCTTGCACTCTTTTCACACTAAAACTTTCCCTATGATACCAAAACTTTTTGATCAAGTCTTGGTTGATGAGTCAGGTCAAATTTTACCGCACTATGTCATTGGCCCGC
The Salipaludibacillus sp. LMS25 DNA segment above includes these coding regions:
- a CDS encoding IS5 family transposase, with product MYNHSEHHMLLPDDFFLPFGGKLNKHNRWVKLANLIPWWKVEDQYKHHLKDLTQGAHAYSVRLALGALIIKERLGTSDRETVEQVTENPYLQYFLGLPDYQEDPPFHASSMTHFRKRITRDILNQVNEWVVEEARGSSKEADSDDDDSHHGSGGASKSSVSKPDQPDKSEEPRYHQGKLLIDATCAPADITYPTDVTLLNKSREKLEGMIDTLHDSLGGSQKKPRTYRQKARKEYVSLTKQKKPSKRKLRKGIRKQLNYVKRDLKHVTNLVDQVGLSALSRRQYRDLLVIQAVYRQQKQMYTSKSHRIDDRIVSISQPHVRPIVRGKAHTNVEFGAKLSLVMRDGWAFLDNVRWDAYHEGTDLKRAIASYKNRFGYYPEAVLADRIYLTRENRAYCKREGIRLSGPKLGRPSKKENKEQKRVAYQDARERNAIEGKFGEAKRTYGLGLIRARLKETSESIIALQVLNLNLSKALRALHFFLLMTTIGSLTSDKRDCQMKTH